The following proteins are co-located in the Mesorhizobium australicum WSM2073 genome:
- the rpoN gene encoding RNA polymerase factor sigma-54: MALAAKLQLRQSQSLVMTPQLMQSIRLLQFTHTELEHFIDEEIERNPLLERAEPQDDAASDQAQKLDVEPQASADGDWFENEAGWSAEAISEKLDTSLENLFPDDPGTSERLGPDLTAQWKSASGSGGSSSEGLDAGDMAASGITLRDHVGEQVALAFIDPVARLIAGELADGLDETGYVRADLAEIATRLGTDEVAVGKVLAVCQTFEPAGLFARDLAECLSLQLAVRDRLDPAMKALVANLELLARRDFQTLKRLCGVDEEDLLDMLAEIRALDPRPGMAFSGGASDAIVADVEVRAANDGSWTVELNAETLPRVLVDHIYFAQVSPHAKNQAEKDFLAECLQNANWLTRSLDQRAKTILKVASEIVRQQDAFLVHGVRQLKPLNLRTVADAIGMHESTVSRVTANKYMLTPRGVFELRYFFTASIAASGGGDAHSSEAVRDRIKQMIDEEKPVDVLSDDAIVDMLRESGVDIARRTVAKYREGMNIPSSVQRRREKRALASAGR, from the coding sequence ATGGCATTGGCGGCCAAACTACAGCTCCGACAGTCGCAGTCGCTGGTGATGACGCCGCAGCTGATGCAGTCGATTCGGCTGCTGCAGTTCACCCATACCGAGTTAGAGCATTTCATCGACGAGGAGATCGAGCGCAACCCGCTTCTGGAGCGCGCCGAGCCGCAGGATGATGCCGCGAGCGACCAGGCGCAGAAGCTCGACGTAGAGCCGCAAGCGTCCGCCGATGGCGACTGGTTCGAGAACGAGGCGGGATGGAGTGCCGAGGCCATCTCGGAAAAGCTCGATACGTCGCTGGAAAACCTGTTTCCCGACGATCCCGGCACCAGCGAGCGGTTGGGCCCCGACCTGACGGCGCAATGGAAATCGGCTTCGGGCAGTGGAGGCTCCTCGTCCGAGGGGCTCGACGCCGGCGACATGGCTGCGAGCGGGATCACGCTGCGCGACCATGTCGGCGAGCAAGTCGCGCTCGCCTTCATCGATCCCGTCGCGCGGCTGATCGCCGGAGAACTTGCCGATGGGCTGGACGAAACCGGCTATGTCAGGGCCGATCTGGCGGAGATCGCCACGCGGCTTGGCACCGACGAGGTGGCGGTGGGCAAGGTGCTGGCGGTGTGCCAGACCTTCGAGCCGGCCGGCCTGTTTGCCCGCGACCTCGCGGAATGCCTTTCGCTGCAGCTTGCCGTGCGTGACCGTCTCGATCCGGCCATGAAGGCCCTGGTCGCCAATCTCGAACTGCTGGCGCGCCGCGATTTCCAGACGCTGAAGCGGCTCTGCGGCGTCGACGAGGAGGATTTGCTGGACATGCTGGCCGAAATCCGGGCGCTCGATCCGCGGCCGGGCATGGCGTTTTCTGGCGGCGCCAGCGATGCGATCGTCGCCGATGTCGAGGTGCGGGCGGCCAATGACGGCAGCTGGACCGTCGAACTCAATGCCGAAACGCTGCCGCGCGTGCTCGTCGACCACATCTATTTCGCCCAGGTGTCGCCGCACGCGAAGAACCAGGCGGAAAAGGATTTCCTGGCCGAGTGCCTGCAGAACGCCAACTGGCTGACACGGAGCCTCGACCAGCGGGCCAAGACGATCCTCAAAGTGGCCTCGGAAATCGTGCGCCAGCAGGACGCCTTCCTGGTCCATGGCGTGCGCCAGCTGAAGCCACTCAACCTGCGCACGGTGGCAGACGCCATCGGCATGCACGAATCGACGGTCAGCCGGGTGACCGCCAACAAATACATGCTCACCCCGCGCGGCGTGTTCGAGCTGCGCTATTTCTTCACGGCCTCGATCGCGGCATCGGGTGGTGGCGATGCGCATTCCTCGGAAGCGGTGCGTGATCGCATCAAGCAAATGATCGACGAGGAGAAGCCCGTCGATGTGCTGTCGGACGATGCTATTGTCGACATGCTCAGGGAAAGCGGCGTCGATATCGCCCGGCGCACGGTCGCCAAGTACCGGGAGGGCATGAATATTCCCTCCTCGGTACAGCGCCGGCGCGAGAAACGGGCGCTCGCCAGCGCCGGCCGCTAG
- the hpf gene encoding ribosome hibernation-promoting factor, HPF/YfiA family, translated as MNLRISGKHMDIGDAFRTRINDRVGEAIGKYFDRGFAGHVTVIKSGSRYSADCMIRLDSGASLQATGDAQDPTLAFEAAADRLETRLRRYKRRLKSHNSGNGNGELTDIAYTVMAPLADDDEEIPEDFAPAIVAESTMTLKTMSVASAVIELDTKDSPVLVFRNAGTDHLNIVYRRPDGNIGWIDPSTTKVAQG; from the coding sequence ATGAATCTGCGCATTTCGGGAAAGCACATGGATATCGGCGATGCGTTCCGTACACGCATCAACGATCGTGTCGGTGAAGCGATCGGCAAATATTTCGATCGCGGCTTCGCGGGGCATGTCACCGTCATCAAATCGGGCTCGCGCTATTCCGCGGATTGCATGATCCGGCTGGATTCCGGCGCCTCGCTGCAGGCCACCGGCGATGCCCAGGACCCGACACTCGCCTTCGAGGCCGCGGCCGATCGGCTGGAGACCCGGCTTCGGCGATACAAGCGCCGTCTGAAATCGCACAATTCAGGCAATGGCAATGGCGAGTTGACCGACATCGCTTACACGGTGATGGCACCGCTTGCCGATGACGATGAGGAAATCCCGGAGGATTTCGCACCGGCCATCGTCGCCGAATCGACCATGACGCTGAAGACCATGTCGGTGGCCTCGGCGGTCATCGAACTCGATACCAAGGACAGTCCCGTGCTTGTTTTCCGCAATGCCGGAACCGACCATCTCAACATCGTCTATCGCCGGCCCGACGGAAACATCGGCTGGATCGATCCGTCCACGACCAAAGTCGCACAGGGATAA
- the ptsN gene encoding PTS IIA-like nitrogen regulatory protein PtsN, protein MDLSDLISVPAILPALKANSKKQLLQLLSERAATISGIPEREVFDTILQRERLGSTGVGNGIAIPHGKLAGVKRIAGVFARLETPVDFESLDDQPVDLVFLLLAPEGAGADHLKALSRIARVLRDADTVAKVRGTRDAAAIHALLSDTQASHAA, encoded by the coding sequence ATGGATCTGAGCGATCTTATCAGCGTTCCGGCGATTTTGCCGGCGTTGAAGGCGAACTCCAAGAAGCAGCTACTGCAATTGCTGTCCGAGCGGGCAGCAACGATTTCGGGCATTCCGGAACGGGAGGTGTTCGACACCATCCTGCAGCGCGAGCGCCTGGGCTCGACCGGCGTCGGCAACGGCATCGCCATCCCGCACGGCAAGCTCGCGGGCGTGAAGCGCATCGCCGGCGTTTTCGCCCGGCTGGAGACGCCGGTCGATTTCGAATCACTGGATGACCAGCCGGTCGATCTGGTGTTCCTGCTGCTGGCGCCCGAAGGGGCGGGTGCCGATCATCTCAAGGCACTGTCCCGCATTGCGCGCGTGCTGCGCGACGCCGACACCGTGGCCAAGGTCAGGGGCACGCGCGACGCCGCGGCGATCCATGCGCTTTTGTCGGATACGCAGGCCTCGCACGCGGCCTGA
- a CDS encoding DUF1150 family protein yields the protein MTRTDETITMTSGEFAHLGEGSVAYLRKVSSDELLGRFPNIGEIAPGMELWALFGANGQPILLSDARDRALAGAMENDLTTVAIH from the coding sequence ATGACCAGAACTGACGAAACCATCACCATGACCAGCGGCGAATTCGCCCATCTCGGCGAAGGCTCTGTCGCCTATCTGCGCAAGGTCTCGAGCGACGAACTGCTCGGCCGCTTCCCCAACATCGGTGAAATCGCGCCCGGCATGGAGCTGTGGGCCCTGTTTGGGGCCAATGGCCAGCCGATCCTGCTTTCCGACGCGCGTGACCGCGCGCTGGCCGGCGCCATGGAAAACGACCTGACCACCGTCGCCATTCATTAA